Proteins encoded within one genomic window of Solenopsis invicta isolate M01_SB chromosome 10, UNIL_Sinv_3.0, whole genome shotgun sequence:
- the LOC105205319 gene encoding telomere length regulation protein TEL2 homolog translates to MMNMWKVRELMDKATNVVMNYTETEAKVREATNDDAWGPTGAMMQELAQATFTYEQFPEVMSMLWKRMLQENKRNWRRTYKSLLLLNYLVRNGSERVVTSSREHIYDLRSLENYTFIDEFGKDQGINIRHKVRELIDFIQDDDKLREERKKAKKNKDKYVGLSSEAMGMRFGGGDRWMDNPKWNKSGAETYNDWDSRGKGFEDANNSDDGEREDSDNDTSPKKGGREYRDTLDNISQVGKSAQTSVSSTNASPARTMRTIKKVDLGAAANYGKEQSNNSTLVQKNNSLSSPKNQQKTKNDILNDIFESQSDNSRLDDDDFNPRANTQSFAQPQNANADFGDFTSAFNNPATNPVKTKDSDEFADFTSAFNNVVISNPPSQPQSQINLMGVTIPTVNNPIANNMNNSNMMYNAMQTASTTATTGTPVTQKTSNDLFDSLSLPDLNNQVTNNNTVTSNTDLLSDLDGLNAPAMRLSDGRINSSNNSNIFIGMNNTPTSTVNYAACKYEESIVSIENLSNNAANQLLEVLCTMRDIKSHADLEKIRSSVTNYVRFLPGPVTPQKYSGLDLDMRVDAILYGRILEEIIDKFDHDWPLNEDGLDPTIEKLMIVDGATVFMLVEALRALTTALNESKNEKKTHVISMLLNNLLKSEEIFSGILNVCRDEERSHMQEEELDQIWRSATQILISLPSRVSNKLQFTTPKSYTPQVYVKLLCFHISCAISFINELCKYGIKSKISVLSFLISKIVVSLKPCDFMCFVDIFEEWCLENKRNERRLVEDIFRGLDSTAIEHIAVLFLKRCDSELGVRPIFGNLLTDSNWRYILTTKIPLMRYYEDEKLIINLISYLSSFSNKDNILSELLIKLLEIWRDKSILNHVSAEQHKYITKLIVLSVKTCKDLLSSAEKDQCQKLLLSGVSVHLECTNITLRAMGMMVAEICINSLCNTDNAPKLKFEYDSMPAPVLELLQSLKDLNTLEMTVNIQEQYERSGDLIAGNIVFDSVSSRKIYELGVDCDILPSIENLSSEKIEANIHVSENSEIRDNLTKKNETKQQAKLDYDDDSDLDSDDDLVPYDMSDSKPSSKIRPTYLRDLVDNLTDERTFSNPDVFSESLLVCEELILTQLPNDDVSFAIELLQLLVTLRQHSYVENFERVIFKCCVAIVTVRPKECAEFLCKEFYEDMGKYSLSHRLLFLDILAESARQLSKIDVGDTDSADTTVDTVIKKKRIPSRISLFIDTQENKRQQEWYDEDFDIDLKASENQSTNWQEIVDKRIESRTRRFAHHSKSPKLHINYFGNVVSSFFYPLLHGFGHRDILKLSNLNTYQDQENILLLRYLKTLSAIMLAAQNCPLASKMGKEILELMWTVRNHYEATVRLAVTENIGSVLIAVPKDAIINELSEPLMEIKEWLVLSQNVVNGEHDANCRALNAKVLSFIYLIISSTFNDV, encoded by the exons ATGATGAACATGTGGAAAGTGCGGGAGCTGATGGACAAGGC GACTAATGTCGTGATGAATTATACGGAAACGGAGGCCAAAGTTCGGGAGGCAACCAATGACGACGCATGGGGTCCCACAG GTGCAATGATGCAAGAACTGGCTCAGGCCACATTCACGTACGAGCAATTTCCAGAGGTAATGTCCATGCTCTGGAAGAGGATGTTGCAAGAGAATAAACGAAATTGGCGACGAACGTACAAG tcatTGCTCCTCCTTAATTACTTAGTTCGTAATGGCTCGGAACGGGTCGTTACATCGTCACGCGAACACATCTATGACCTCAGGTCTTTGGAAAATTACACCTTTATTGATGAATTTGGAAAAGATCAAGGAATTAACATTAGACATAAAGTTAGGGAATTAATCGATTTTATTCAAGACGATGACAAACTTAGGGAGGAAAGGAAAAAAGCCAAGAAAAATAAGGATAAATACGTTGGCTTATCGAGCGAAGCGATGGGAATGAGATTTGGAGGTGGTGACAGATGGATGGATAATCCTAAATGGAACAAATCCGGCGCAGAAACGTATAACGACTGGGACAGTCGCGGAAAAGGATTTGAGGATGCAAATAACAG CGACGATGGCGAAAGAGAAGACTCGGACAATGATACTAGTCCAAAGAAAGGTGGAAGAGAATATAGAGATACGTTAGACAATATAAGTCAAGTTGGTAAATCTGCTCAAACATCAGTATCTTCTACAAATGCATCTCCGGCACGAACAATGAGAACTATCAAAAAAGTAGATCTCGGAGCGGCAGCAAATTATGGAAAAGAGCAATCTAAT AATAGTACACtggtacaaaaaaataatagtttatcATCGCCGAAGAATCAACAAAAGAccaaaaatgatatattaaatgacatttttgaATCGCAAAGCGACAATAGTAGACTAGACGATGATGATTTCAATCCACGAGCAAATACTCAGTCATTTGCTCAACCGCAAAATGCAAATGCGGATTTTGGCGATTTTACTAGCGCCTTTAATAATCCCGCGACGAATCCTGTTAAGACGAAAGACAGCGATGAATTTGCCGATTTCACATCTGCCTTTAACAATGTCGTTATATCTAATCCTCCAAGTCAGCCACAATCGCAAATCAATTTGATGGGTGTAACAATACCAACTGTAAATAATCCGATAGcgaataatatgaataatagtAACATGATGTATAATGCAATGCAAACCGCAAGCACAACAGCAACTACTGGAACTCCCGTTACTCAAAAGACATCTAATGATTTATTTGATTCCTTGTCGTTACCAGATCTTAATAATCAAGTCACAAATAATAATACAG tgacgTCAAATACGGATCTCTTGTCGGACTTGGATGGTTTGAATGCCCCAGCCATGAGGTTATCCGATGGACGAATAAATAGCTCTAACAATTCGAACATTTTTATAGGAATGAACAATACACCTACTAGTACCGTAAATTACGCAG CCTGTAAATACGAAGAGAGCATCGTGTCGATCGAGAATCTCTCCAATAATGCCGCCAATCAATTATTGGAAGTATTGTGCACCATGCGCGACATTAAAAGTCACGCTGATTTGGAGAAAATAAGATCGTCCGTTACGAACTACGTCAGATTTTTACCGGGGCCTGTTACTCCGCAAAAGTACAGTGGTCTTGATCTCGACATGAGAGTGGATGCCATATTGTACGGAAGAATTTTGGAAGAGATAATCGATAAATTCGATCATGATTGGCCGCTAAATGAAGACGGCCTGGATCCTACGATCGAAAAGTTGATGATCGTTGATGGTGCAACCGTTTTTATGTTAGTAGAAGCCTTAAGAGCTTTAACTACCGCATTAAATGAGTCTAAAAATGAGAAGAAAACTCACGttatttcaatgttattaaaCAATCTGTTAAAGAGCGAGGAGATATTTTCGGGGATATTGAACGTGTGTAGGGACGAAGAGCGATCTCATATGCAGGAGGAGGAACTCGATCAGATTTGGCGAAGTGCGACACAAATTTTAATCTCTCTACCCAGTCGCGTATCAAATAAACTGCAGTTCACCACGCCGAAATCTTATACGCCGCAAGTTTATGTGAAGCTCCTCTGTTTTCACATATCTTGCGCGATATCGTTTATCAATGAGTTATGCAAATATGGcattaaatcaaaaatatctgtACTCTCATTTTTAATCAGCAAGATTGTAGTTAGCTTGAAGCCATGCGATTTCATGTGTTTTGTTGATATTTTTGAAGAGTGGTGCCTCGAAAATAAAAGGAACGAGCGACGTCTAGTCGAAGATATATTTCGCGGATTGGATTCGACCGCCATTGAGCACATAGCCGTTTTGTTCTTAAAACGTTGCGATTCTGAACTCGGTGTGCGTCCCATTTTCGGCAATTTATTAACGGACTCGAATTGGAGGTACATTTTAACGACCAAAATTCCTTTAATGCGTTATTACGAGGACGAAAagctaattataaatttaatttcctaTCTGTCATCTTTTTCGAACAAAGATAACATTTTATCAGAATTACTGATCAAGCTTTTGGAAATTTGGAGGGATAAAAGTATTTTGAATCATGTATCTGCGGAACAGCACAAATACATTACAAAGCTGATTGTCCTGTCTGTAAAAACTTGTAAAGATCTTTTAAGTAGTGCTGAAAAGGACCAGTGTCAGAAACTCTTGCTTTCTGGAGTATCCGTCCATCTCGAGTGTACAAATATAACTTTGAGAGCGATGGGTATGATGGTCGCCGAGATTTGTATAAATTCTTTGTGTAACACCGATAACGCACCGAAATTAAAATTCGAATACGATAGCATGCCTGCACCAGTATTGGAATTGCTTCAATCTTTAAAGGATCTAAATACGCTTGAAATGACTGTAAATATACAAGAACAATACGAGCGAAGTGGCGACTTAATAGCCggaaatattgtttttgattCTGTGAGTAGCAGGAAAATCTACGAATTGGGTGTTGATTGTGACATCTTACccagtattgaaaatctgtCGAGCGAAAAAATTGAAGCAAATATACACGTTTCAGAAAATAGCGAGATAAGAGATAATCTAACGAAGAAGAATGAAACGAAACAACAGGCGAAGCTGGATTACGATGACGATTCGGATCTAGACAGTGACGATGATTTGGTTCCTTACGATATGAGCGACAGTAAACCATCCAGTAAGATACGCCCGACGTATCTACGAGATTTGGTCGATAATTTAACGGATGAACGTACTTTTTCCAATCCCGATGTTTTCTCCGAATCTCTGCTAGTCTGCGAAGAACTAATATTGACGCAGTTACCGAACGATGATGTGTCTTTTGCGATAGAACTCCTGCAACTTCTCGTCACGTTAAGGCAGCATTCTTATGTGGAGAATTTTGAACGTGTCATTTTCAAATGTTGCGTGGCGATTGTAACTGTGCGCCCGAAGGAATGCGCAGAGTTTCTCTGCAAAGAATTTTACGAGGACATGGGGAAGTACTCATTGAGCCATCGCTTGCTGTTCTTAGATATATTGGCCGAGTCCGCCAGGcaattatcaaaaattgatGTCGGCGACACAGATAGCGCCGATACTACCGTAGATACTGTAATCAAGAAGAAACGAATTCCGAGCCGTATATCACTTTTCATCGATACGCAAGAGAATAAAAGACAACAAGAATGGTATGACGAAGACTTCGACATTGATCTGAAAGCGTCGGAAAATCAATCTACAAATTGGCAAGAGATCGTCGATAAAAGAATTGAGTCTCGTACGAGACGATTTGCGCATCATTCCAAATCTCCCaagttacatattaattattttggaaatgtagtttcttcatttttttatccGCTTCTGCATGGTTTTGGCCATCGTGATATCCTTAAGCTTAGTAACTTGAACACTTACCAAGATCAGGAAAATATTTTGCTGCTACGTTATTTGAAAACGTTGTCCGCCATAATGTTGGCGGCGCAAAATTGTCCGCTGGCATCGAAGATGggcaaagagatattggagctTATGTGGACAGTGAGGAATCACTATGAGGCGACAGTGCGATTAGCCGTTACAGAAAATATCGGATCTGTACTAATTGCAGTGCCAAAGGATGCTATCATCAACGAATTGTCTGAGCCTTTAATGGAAATAAAAGAATGGCTTGTGTTGTCGCAGAACGTCGTTAATGGCGAACATGATGCAAATTGCAGAGCCTTAAACGCGAAAGTgctctcttttatttatttgatcatAAGCTCCACTTTTAATGATGTATAG
- the LOC105205317 gene encoding nucleolar protein 56: MSKLFILFEHAAGYAVFRVKEFEEIGMLLPQVEQSVTDLARFHNIVTLVGFSPFKTAVCALKNINSIVEGTVSEDLKLFLDSCFGGFSKQDVVLGVAEPKLGIKITEELGIKCDHINAVPEILRGIRLHFDKLVKGFTPQNTKAAQVGLGHSYSRGQVQFNVHRVDNMIIQGIALLDQLDKDINTFSMRMKEWYSYHFPELVKIVPESLMYAKVTQVIKDRKEMTDEKEEKLVDIVQDEVKAKNIVKAAKSSMGIDISLDDLKNVGIFAARVIALAEYRKRMSEYLTTKMKDVAPNLATLIGDQVGARLIAHAGSLTNLAKAPASTVQILGAEKALFRALKSKKSNTPKYGLLFHSTFIGRAGTKNKGRIARYLANKCSIASRIDCFQDERMHRMQVFGEKLRQQVEDRLVFYTTGKEPKKNLDVMKEAVEETERVLADQKKADEKKKKQGKKRKRDSLENGQENGHIENGEVDTSLQKKKKKKKSKHDD; this comes from the exons ATG TCGAAGCTTTTTATCCTGTTTGAACATGCCGCTGGCTACGCCGTATTCCGTGTTAAAGAGTTCGAAGAGATCGGAATGCTATTACCTCAAGTGGAACAATCTGTAACAGATCTGGCACGCTTCCATAACATTGTAACTCTTGTTGGATTTTCTCCCTTCAAGACAGCAGTGTGCGCTTTGAAAAACATCAATAGCATTGTCGAGGGAACAGTGTCAGAAGACTTGAAGCTCTTTCTAGATTCCTGTTTCGGTGGGTTCTCCAAACAGGATGTTGTTCTTGGCGTTGCGGAACCTAAGCTTGGTATCAAAATCACTGAAGAATTGGGTATAAAATGCGACCATATCAATGCTGTTCCTGAAATCTTGAGGGGAATAAGGCTCCATTTTGACAAACTGGTGAAAGGCTTTACTCCCCAAAACACCAAGGCTGCACAAGTGGGTCTTGGACACAGTTATTCAAGAGGGCAAGTTCAATTCAATGTGCACCGAGTGGACAATATGATCATTCAGGGTATAGCCTTATTAGATCAACTGGACAAGGATATCAACACGTTCAGCATGCGTATGAA GGAATGGTACAGTTATCACTTCCCTGAACTTGTAAAGATAGTTCCGGAGAGTTTGATGTACGCGAAAGTGACACAAGTAATAAAAGACAGGAAGGAAATGACGGATGAGAAAGAAGAGAAGTTAGTAGACATTGTTCAGGACGAGGTAAAAGCTAAGAACATTGTCAAAGCAGCCAAATCATCCATGGGAATAGACATAAGTCtagatgatttaaaaaatgttggaATCTTTGCTGCACGCGTTATCGCATTGGCAGAATATAGGAAAAGGATGTCCGAATATTTAACGACAAAAATGAAAGATGTAGCACCAAATCTAGCTACTTTGATCGGGGATCAAGTTGGCGCCAGATTAATAGCACATGCTGGATCGCTTACTAATTTAGCAAAAGCACCTGCGTCTACCGTTCAAATATTGGGAGCGGAAAAAGCTCTGTTCAGAGCGTTGAAAAGCAAAAAATCGAATACTCCAAAATACGGGCTCTTGTTCCACTCGACATTCATCGGTCGTGCTGGCACTAAAAATAAGGGTAGAATAGCGAGGTATCTCGCAAATAAATGTTCTATTGCTTCCAGAATCGATTGTTTCCAGGACGAACGAATGCATCGGATGCAGGTGTTTGGTGAAAAATTACGACAACAAGTAGAAGACAGACTGGTCTTCTACACAACTGGCAAGGAACCGAAGAAAAATTTAGATGTGATGAAAGAGGCAGTGGAAGAAACGGAACGCGTGTTGGCTGATCAGAAAAAAGCTgacgaaaagaaaaagaaacagggCAAGAAGAGAAAACGCGACTCGCTCGAAAATGGTCAAGAAAATGGACACATTGAAAATGGTGAAGTAGATACGTCAttgcagaaaaagaaaaaaaagaaaaaatcgaaaCACGATGATTGA